A part of bacterium genomic DNA contains:
- the tmk gene encoding dTMP kinase: MANGLFISFEGIDACGKSTQVEKLAERLRADTFNVLTLRDPGGTPISEEIRKILLSNQHAEMGAMTELLLYEAARAQIVYERIIPGMRECDVVLIDRFFDSTTAYQGYGRGIDLENVKRANLLATGGLTPQLTFFIDIAWEESRRRKSNGHMDRLESEDQDFFNRIRNGYLQLAQTHAKRFRIIDGNQSPDAVHEAIYKETKKITSGWILSRLK, from the coding sequence GTGGCAAACGGGCTTTTTATAAGTTTCGAGGGCATTGACGCGTGCGGCAAGTCGACGCAAGTGGAGAAACTGGCTGAGAGGCTGCGCGCCGACACTTTTAATGTACTCACGCTGCGCGATCCGGGCGGCACACCGATCTCCGAAGAAATCCGTAAAATTCTTTTGTCGAATCAACACGCCGAAATGGGCGCGATGACGGAATTGCTTTTGTATGAAGCGGCGCGTGCGCAAATCGTCTACGAACGCATCATTCCCGGTATGCGGGAATGTGACGTTGTTTTGATCGACCGGTTTTTCGATTCGACTACGGCGTATCAGGGTTATGGCCGCGGCATCGATTTGGAAAATGTCAAACGCGCCAATTTACTGGCGACCGGCGGGCTCACGCCGCAATTGACGTTTTTCATCGATATCGCGTGGGAAGAATCGCGGCGTCGCAAAAGCAACGGCCACATGGATCGCCTTGAAAGCGAAGATCAGGATTTCTTTAACCGCATCCGCAACGGATATTTGCAATTGGCCCAGACACACGCCAAACGGTTTCGCATTATCGACGGCAATCAATCGCCCGACGCCGTGCATGAAGCGATTTATAAAGAAACGAAAAAAATTACCAGCGGATGGATCTTGAGCCGGTTGAAATAA
- a CDS encoding NAD-dependent deacylase: MFDQKLIEKLRTAKRIVAFTGAGISAESGVPTFRDAQTGMWAQFNPEELATPQAFRRNPAMVWEWYAMRREMIAKVQPNPGHFALAEIEQRAESFTLVTQNIDGLHRLAGNHHVLEIHGNIKRTKCFEEDVVVELWKDTGDVPPRCPRCGGMLRPDVVWFGEMLPVKEMHEAMEISRQCDVFFAIGTSGVVFPASGLPLDALRNGATVVEINPEVTPLSPKATYYLQGKSGEILPALVKAVWG, translated from the coding sequence ATGTTTGACCAAAAACTCATCGAAAAATTACGCACGGCAAAACGTATTGTAGCGTTTACCGGCGCAGGCATTTCCGCCGAGAGCGGCGTTCCGACTTTTCGTGATGCGCAGACGGGCATGTGGGCGCAATTCAATCCGGAGGAACTGGCCACGCCGCAGGCTTTCCGGCGCAATCCGGCCATGGTATGGGAATGGTATGCCATGCGCCGCGAAATGATCGCCAAAGTTCAACCCAACCCCGGACATTTTGCATTGGCTGAGATCGAGCAGCGCGCGGAATCGTTCACTCTCGTCACACAAAATATCGACGGTTTGCACCGGCTGGCCGGAAACCATCATGTTTTGGAAATACACGGGAACATCAAGCGTACGAAATGTTTTGAAGAAGACGTCGTCGTGGAGTTATGGAAAGATACCGGCGATGTTCCGCCGCGGTGTCCGCGATGCGGGGGCATGCTGCGGCCCGACGTCGTATGGTTTGGCGAAATGTTGCCGGTAAAAGAAATGCACGAAGCTATGGAGATCTCGCGTCAATGCGATGTTTTTTTTGCCATCGGAACGTCGGGCGTTGTCTTTCCGGCTTCCGGGCTGCCATTGGATGCTTTGCGGAACGGCGCAACGGTAGTGGAAATTAATCCGGAAGTAACGCCGTTGAGTCCGAAAGCAACTTATTATCTTCAGGGTAAAAGCGGGGAAATTCTGCCGGCGTTGGTGAAAGCCGTGTGGGGATGA
- a CDS encoding aminoacyl-histidine dipeptidase, with protein MAEHSLSGLEPRQVFDYFYQITQVPRPSKKEEKIRTYIIETAKKLNREIQEDTTGNIVVRKAASAGLENAPAVVLQGHLDMVCEKNKDVTMDFDKDPIRPRVDGEWIKATGTTLGADNGIAVATMLAILSDDSLVHGPLEMLFTIDEETGLTGATHLDPKMLKGRRLINLDSEEEGVLFVGCAGAKDATITFPVKWKDVHDGMTALQIKVEGAVGGHSGLDIHLGRANAIKILARILWSLHRSYSFRLSHLHGGSKRNAIPREAEAVLAISNEDVASFKKDFQRLQKAIKPVYHSTDPHLKMTLTETSTEKPHVMKKSQTAVLINLLHALPHGVMAMSKELSGLVETSVNLATIEMTHTSILIGSNQRSFIETEKDALVDRVRATAELAGAEMTQSEGYPGWKPDMKSKVLGIAKTTFQAMYGKEPHVTAIHAGLECGIIGEKFSGMEMISFGPTIQGAHSPDESLFIPSVKPFYEATLKMLEKLAQG; from the coding sequence ATGGCTGAACATAGTTTATCCGGACTGGAACCGCGTCAGGTCTTCGATTATTTTTACCAGATCACGCAGGTTCCCCGGCCTTCCAAAAAAGAAGAAAAAATCCGCACATATATTATTGAAACGGCTAAGAAACTGAACCGTGAAATTCAGGAAGACACCACGGGCAATATCGTCGTCAGGAAAGCGGCGTCGGCCGGTTTGGAAAATGCGCCGGCGGTCGTTTTGCAAGGCCATCTCGATATGGTGTGCGAAAAAAACAAAGACGTGACGATGGATTTCGACAAAGATCCGATCCGTCCGCGCGTTGACGGCGAATGGATCAAAGCGACGGGTACGACGCTCGGCGCGGACAACGGTATTGCAGTGGCGACGATGCTGGCGATTTTAAGCGACGACTCGCTCGTGCACGGACCGCTGGAAATGCTTTTTACCATCGATGAGGAAACCGGCCTGACCGGCGCGACGCATCTGGACCCGAAAATGCTCAAAGGACGTCGCTTGATCAACCTGGATTCCGAAGAAGAAGGCGTTCTTTTTGTCGGATGCGCCGGCGCCAAAGATGCGACGATTACGTTTCCAGTCAAATGGAAGGACGTGCACGACGGCATGACGGCATTGCAAATCAAAGTCGAAGGCGCAGTCGGCGGCCATTCCGGTCTCGATATTCATCTCGGCCGCGCAAACGCGATCAAGATCCTTGCGCGAATTCTCTGGAGCTTGCACCGTTCGTACAGTTTTCGTCTGTCGCATCTTCACGGCGGCAGTAAACGCAATGCGATTCCGCGCGAAGCAGAGGCCGTCCTGGCCATTTCAAACGAAGATGTTGCGTCGTTCAAAAAGGATTTTCAGCGATTGCAGAAAGCTATCAAACCGGTCTATCATTCGACCGATCCGCATTTAAAAATGACACTGACCGAAACGTCCACGGAAAAACCACATGTCATGAAGAAATCACAAACGGCCGTTTTGATTAATTTATTACATGCGTTGCCGCACGGTGTGATGGCGATGAGCAAAGAATTATCCGGACTTGTGGAGACGTCGGTGAACCTGGCGACGATCGAAATGACGCATACATCAATATTGATCGGGAGCAATCAACGCAGTTTCATCGAAACGGAAAAAGACGCGCTGGTCGATCGGGTGCGCGCGACTGCTGAACTCGCGGGCGCCGAGATGACACAATCGGAAGGATATCCTGGATGGAAACCGGACATGAAATCGAAAGTGCTCGGCATCGCTAAAACGACATTTCAGGCAATGTACGGCAAAGAACCGCATGTCACGGCCATTCATGCAGGTCTGGAATGTGGAATCATCGGCGAAAAATTTTCAGGTATGGAAATGATTTCATTCGGTCCGACAATTCAAGGTGCGCATTCGCCTGACGAAAGCTTGTTCATTCCGTCCGTTAAACCGTTTTACGAAGCAACGTTGAAAATGCTCGAGAAATTGGCGCAAGGGTGA